GTTGGAAACAAAGTTGAGCTTATCGTCATTCTTAATTAATTTCCCACTTCCCTGATTGGCCATACCATAAGAGAGCGCCAATGTGTTTTCCCACATTGAAGTGTCTGTTTTATGGTTTGCAAAGAGGCTTAGATAGGAATTGCCTGATACGGAATTTTCACCTCCTGCTGACCAATTTGAAAAAGAAGTTTGCGCACCACTCAGGTTTAGGTTTCCGCCCAATTTCCATTCTTTACTTTTTTTCTGGTTGGGTTGGGGTACGGTGATTATACTTTTGTTCCACTTCCTATGATTCATTTCATCCTTCATTAATCTATCCGGACTTATTTGTGCAAAACAATAGGAAGGAATTACTGTCAAAAGGCTAAAGACATAAATTGTTTTGTTCATTTTAAAACGAATTCAGATTATTGATTGGATTAATGTTAAATTTCTACTTCTTGTCCCAATTCCGGAATTTCTATATTCGAAAATCCGTTTTCTTCCAGGGTTTGTTTATATTTCAGTTGGACCTGGTATTCTCCATGGACGACAAACAACTTTTTGATTTTTTTCTTGTCCTGGCAACTTAAAAAATCAATCATTTCCTTATAGTCTCCATGTCCGCTGTAGGATTCAATTACCCTTACCTCTGCTTTTACTTCATGGATAATGCCAAAGATAGAAACTTTTTTATCTCCCCTGATAATTCTGGCGCCCAGCGTGGTAGGTGCACAATAACCCACTGCAAGAATGGTATTCTTTTTATTATCAATACTGTTGGCCAGGTGATGTTTTACCCTTCCGGCTTCCATCATTCCTGAAGCAGAGATGATCACACAGGGTTGCTTGGCATTGTTCAGCTTTTTTGAATCTTCCGAACTGGTTATATAAAAGAGATTGTTAAAGCCAAACGGGTCGGGGTCTGTTTCCATTACTTCCAGGATGCTTTCGTTGTAACATTCGCGATGAAGTCTCATAATATTAGTGGCATTCACTGAAAGCGGACTATCTACATAAACATTGATGGCCGGCAACTTATGGGCATTGTAAAAGTTGTTGAGCGAATAAACAATTTCCTGAGTACGGCCTACGCTAAAGGATGGGATGATGAGCTTTCCTTTTTTCTTGACACAGGTGTCAATGACCGTTTGAAGCAGCATATCTTCTGCCTTTTCATGATGTTCGTGGATTCGGTCTCCGTATGTGGATTCGGTAATCACAATATCAGCTTGAGGAAAAGATTGGGGTGACTTAAGTATCCTGTTTGTTGGACGACCTATATCACCGGTGAAAGCTATGCAGGTGGTTTTTCCATTTTCGCTGATTTCCAAATTGACCACACCGCTACCCAACAAATGGCCGGTATTGGTAAAGGTGACTTTTATCCCTTCGTCAACGAAGAAGGGCCTGTTGTATGGAATACTGATGAATGACTGCATGCAGTCATCGGCATCTGCCTTTGTATAGATAGGTTCTAAAGGGGGTAAACCTTTCAGGGCCCTTTTTTTATTATTGGTATGGGTATCACTTTCCTGTATTCTGCCGCAATCGGCCAGCATGATGGAACATAAGTCACGCGTGGCATGAGTGCTGATAATGGTTCCATTAAACCCTAGTTTATGGATGTATGGAATTAATCCCGAATGGTCGATGTGGGCATGAGATAGAATCAGGTAATCAATGACGGACGGATCGAACCCCAATTTGCGGTTCATACTATCTGTCTCTTCTCCTTTGCCTTGATACATGCCACAATCAAGTAATATTTTTTTCCCGTTGTCAGTTGTTATCAAATGTTTGCTCCCAGTAACTTCCCTGGCAGCCCCTAGGAACTGAATTTTCATAGCTTGAAATTTTAATCACAAAGATATTATTTTGCTGCGTTTCTGTACAATTTATTTTCATTTTCAACCTAACGAAATTTAATGTAATTTATTTCATAATTAAAATTTTTTAAATATTATTAATCTAACCCTTCGAGCCATTTTAATTTCTTCGTGTCATTGCATCTCTGTGTTATCGTATTTATATTTTTTTAGTTAATTATTTCACATAGATTCACAGAGTTTTTTTCTCAGTGCAACTCAGTGTCTTCTCAGTGT
The window above is part of the Bacteroidota bacterium genome. Proteins encoded here:
- a CDS encoding MBL fold metallo-hydrolase: MKIQFLGAAREVTGSKHLITTDNGKKILLDCGMYQGKGEETDSMNRKLGFDPSVIDYLILSHAHIDHSGLIPYIHKLGFNGTIISTHATRDLCSIMLADCGRIQESDTHTNNKKRALKGLPPLEPIYTKADADDCMQSFISIPYNRPFFVDEGIKVTFTNTGHLLGSGVVNLEISENGKTTCIAFTGDIGRPTNRILKSPQSFPQADIVITESTYGDRIHEHHEKAEDMLLQTVIDTCVKKKGKLIIPSFSVGRTQEIVYSLNNFYNAHKLPAINVYVDSPLSVNATNIMRLHRECYNESILEVMETDPDPFGFNNLFYITSSEDSKKLNNAKQPCVIISASGMMEAGRVKHHLANSIDNKKNTILAVGYCAPTTLGARIIRGDKKVSIFGIIHEVKAEVRVIESYSGHGDYKEMIDFLSCQDKKKIKKLFVVHGEYQVQLKYKQTLEENGFSNIEIPELGQEVEI